A window from Podospora bellae-mahoneyi strain CBS 112042 chromosome 1 map unlocalized CBS112042p_1, whole genome shotgun sequence encodes these proteins:
- a CDS encoding uncharacterized protein (EggNog:ENOG503NW3C; COG:S) — protein sequence MDDQQHHHHHQPPTQAGSASGSEDRPSQVFTGYGSYNGAPTHAGSSNSMSIHDQLSGSPHASGGGGAIAARRMSAGRDPRDDEPEDLFPDIPEAKKRKFILVEDSDRQSRLRVRVTLDGVDTREIPDSFRKSSSVYPRSYFPREMQSPPPSATGSKFFLDDASDHDGNEDDGTTDTEGRRAGRGARSRGRIMVKVPMGEGQEGEVAIPRMRKGFRGKEVRLNDLGYRMAWLQSRVFAGRTVFLQRALDCYRNKTRSAMESVMQDVKTAAPHYETRVGKRKWNDRMRGGEKKEDD from the exons ATGGACGatcaacagcatcatcaccaccatcaacccccgaCCCAGGCTGGATCTGCCTCGGGGTCCGAAGACCGTCCTTCTCAGGTTTTCACCGGCTATGGCTCCTACAACGGCGCGCCCACCCACGCTGGCTCGTCCAACTCGATGTCGATTCACGACCAGCTGAGCGGCTCGCCTCATgccagcggcggcggcggcgcgaTTGCGGCTCGCAGGATGAGCGCCGGGCGTGACCCCCGGGATGACGAGCCCGAGGATTTGTTCCCCGATATccccgaggccaagaagcgcaagTTTATTCTGGTCGAGGACTCCGACAGGCAGAGCCGCCTCCGGGTGCGCGTCACGCTGGACGGCGTGGACACGCGCGAGATTCCCGATAGTTTCCGCAAGAGCAGTAGTGTTTATCCCAGGTCGTACTTCCCCCGGGAGATGCAGAGCCCGCCCCCGAGCGCGACGGGAAGCAAGTTTTTCTTGGACGACGCGAGTGATCATGACGGCAATGAGGACGATGGGACGACCGATACCGAGGGTCGCCGTGCTGGTCGCGGCGCCAGAAGCAGAGGTCGGATCATGGTCAAGGTTCCCATGGGCGAGGGccaggaaggggaggtggccattccgaggatgaggaaggggtttagggggaaggaggtgaggctGAATGATTTGGGGTATCGGATGGCCTGGTTGCAGAGTAGGGTTTTTGCAGGGAGGACGGTGTTTTTGCAGCGAGCTT TGGACTGCTACAGAAACAAGACTCGAAGCGCCATGGAGTCGGTCATGCAAGACGTCAAGACGGCGGCGCCGCACTACGAAACGCGAGTCGGCAAGAGAAAGTGGAACGATCGGATGCgcgggggggagaagaaggaggacgatTAG